The genomic stretch ATATCGCCATACTCAGCATTATCTCCGTCAGAAAAAAATTTATTTAATTCTATGTTTTTATCAACGTATTTGAAAATATATTCAGCAAGGTCTATTCCTGCAATTTTACCTTTGTCTTTTATGAGCAGTTGTGCTTCAATAACTGAGTTGTCGGGGATGGTTGATAATGAAGTGTGGTCTCCACTTCCGATATCTTCCTTAAGTGCAAACTTTACAAGTTCACTAATATTTTTATCAAAATAATCTTGGGAAACAAAATCTACTTTCACGCTAAAATATTATTCTTTATCAAATTGAAGTTCTTGAATATATAGTTTGTTATTGACCTCTTTAAACAAAAAGTATGTTCTGTAATTTCCGTTTGAAGTTTTCAGGTCTCCAATAATATAAGGTAATCCTTTTGCTGATGCACCTTTGTGCCTGATAATGAAATTTAGAGGTGGGTTTTTTATAAAAAATTCTTTAAGAATTATTTCTGCTTGGCTTTTACTGTAAATATTTTCTTCATCATTAATTTTTAATTCTACTCTTGGACTAAAATACTTAGCTACTTCTTTGCTATTAGCTGATTTTATTGCCAAAGCAATATCATCAAAAACATCAAAATTTGTAAATGAACAAAGAGTGAGAACGACAAAAAATGTAAGGAATATACTTAGTTGTTTCATAATTCATATTTTGTTTTGATAAAAGCTAAAATTGTACCACAGGAAAAATCAAAAAGCTCAAATTTTTACGAAACAGGCAAATTTTAATAAAAATCTAAGATACTAAAAAATTATTAGTTCAATACAATCAGTAAATATATCTTTGTGCAAAATTTAATGATGTCTAAATTATCCAAAAGTTTTTATAGGGGGAATAATGTTGTAAAAATCAGCAAAAATCTTTTAGGTAAAATTCTTTTTACAAAAATTGAAAACGAAATAACTGCCGGAATAATTACTGAAACAGAAGCCTATGAAGGTGCTACGGATAAAGCTTCTCATGCTTACGCAAATAAAAGAACAAAACGAACTGAAATAATGTTTCAAAATGGGGGTGTTGCTTATGTCTATCTTTGTTATGGAATTCATTCTTTATTTAATGTTGTAACAAACAAAAATGGTATTCCTCATGCTGTACTTATTAGGGGGATAAAACCGATAGAAGGGATAGAAACTATTTTGAAAAGAAGAGGTAAAAATAAAATTGATAAAAACATTTGCATGGGTCCTGGTAAGCTATCTCAAGCTCTTGGAATTAAAACAGAATATTCTGGAATAAGTCTTTGCGAAAACACAATTTGGATAGAAGATTCTGATTTAAGTATAAATGAAAATGATATTTCTTTAGGTAAAAGAATTGGCGTTGACTACGCAAAAGAAGATGCCGATTTGCTTTACCGATTTACTTTGAAAATTTGAGAAGGAGAATGGGCGAAAAGGAGAGTGAGGGAGATAATTATTTAGTGCCTCTAAGAAAACTATCAAATTTTATGATTTCTAAGATTTTTGATGAGATTTTTATTTTTTGAGACGAGGCGATGCCTTAGCATCAGTGAGTTGAAAAAGATAAA from Bacteroidota bacterium encodes the following:
- a CDS encoding DUF4783 domain-containing protein, which gives rise to MKQLSIFLTFFVVLTLCSFTNFDVFDDIALAIKSANSKEVAKYFSPRVELKINDEENIYSKSQAEIILKEFFIKNPPLNFIIRHKGASAKGLPYIIGDLKTSNGNYRTYFLFKEVNNKLYIQELQFDKE
- a CDS encoding DNA-3-methyladenine glycosylase is translated as MQNLMMSKLSKSFYRGNNVVKISKNLLGKILFTKIENEITAGIITETEAYEGATDKASHAYANKRTKRTEIMFQNGGVAYVYLCYGIHSLFNVVTNKNGIPHAVLIRGIKPIEGIETILKRRGKNKIDKNICMGPGKLSQALGIKTEYSGISLCENTIWIEDSDLSINENDISLGKRIGVDYAKEDADLLYRFTLKI